Proteins found in one Streptomyces sp. NBC_00461 genomic segment:
- a CDS encoding beta-ketoacyl synthase N-terminal-like domain-containing protein: protein MRSDHAAQVAVTGIGPVSRLGIGAKELAAAPTVTGAAGQAQGALGIRELDNFHPAEFLGRRGWRLLPRATRMALAAARLALPGQDDLGAPAPERTGVVVGTNFAVDEIVDRIDRALLAEGISGISPVECPNFAVNVPVSQVSLTYGLKAFNVTLVDLLTAGYASVLLGARALRAGRADAVLTGAIEGLPPDGAGELCGPEADEGSACLLHLEPAATALDRGALVHGFLTGGAHRMLPPEPAVAARVLESVLDRLGDPPPTAVRLHVPLGDHGTHAAETVARWAARRQVPDGVALTRGGAQTGATGILALAQHLARPAGQPAGGDVAFVALGPQGHLVALRVARDGGTP from the coding sequence ATGAGGTCCGATCACGCGGCACAGGTCGCGGTCACGGGTATCGGCCCGGTCAGCCGACTGGGCATCGGGGCCAAGGAACTGGCCGCGGCACCGACCGTCACGGGGGCGGCCGGCCAAGCCCAAGGGGCGCTCGGCATCCGGGAGTTGGACAACTTCCATCCGGCGGAGTTCCTCGGCCGCCGCGGCTGGCGTCTGCTCCCGCGGGCGACCCGGATGGCGCTCGCCGCCGCCCGGCTGGCCCTGCCGGGCCAGGACGACCTCGGTGCGCCCGCCCCCGAGCGCACCGGGGTCGTCGTCGGCACCAACTTCGCGGTGGACGAGATCGTGGACCGCATCGACCGCGCGCTCCTCGCCGAGGGCATCTCCGGCATCAGCCCGGTCGAGTGCCCCAACTTCGCCGTCAACGTCCCGGTCAGCCAGGTCTCCCTCACCTACGGCCTCAAGGCGTTCAACGTCACCCTCGTCGACCTCCTCACCGCCGGCTACGCCTCGGTGCTGCTCGGCGCCCGTGCCCTGCGCGCCGGCCGCGCCGACGCGGTCCTCACCGGCGCGATCGAGGGGCTCCCGCCGGACGGCGCGGGCGAGTTGTGCGGTCCCGAGGCCGACGAGGGCAGCGCCTGTCTGCTGCACCTGGAACCTGCCGCGACGGCCCTGGACCGCGGCGCCCTCGTCCACGGGTTCCTCACCGGCGGCGCGCACCGCATGCTGCCGCCCGAGCCCGCGGTGGCCGCGCGCGTCCTGGAATCCGTCCTGGACCGCCTCGGCGACCCGCCCCCCACAGCCGTACGACTCCACGTCCCCCTCGGCGACCACGGCACGCACGCCGCCGAGACCGTCGCGCGCTGGGCCGCCCGGCGCCAGGTCCCCGACGGCGTGGCGCTGACCCGGGGCGGCGCGCAGACCGGCGCCACCGGCATCCTCGCCCTGGCCCAGCACCTGGCCCGCCCGGCGGGTCAACCGGCCGGCGGCGATGTCGCGTTCGTAGCCCTCGGGCCCCAGGGGCACCTCGTCGCCCTGCGCGTCGCACGGGACGGGGGCACGCCATGA
- a CDS encoding beta-ketoacyl synthase N-terminal-like domain-containing protein: MPPPDVVITGLGVVSPLGHDLGSFWTGLLRGEVPARPLTFPGAAMPGAVAYLVEDVPDTDGIAAPPVRGRALGGPAGGTPFGGRAPSAAHAVDGASGDLAGPGTASGGGAPPAACAPVPAAPSHAPASQRLGRASTFALAAARDALADAGLGARGPGELADVGLCVATGNGDSDLLEARRDGRREGTGLDWYPYNTLGLLSHRLGLYGPGLTISTACAAGAYAVAVGAEAIAAGETDVVLVGGAEAVSRPAVGAFLRLGAGDPEHCRPFDADRAGTVYGEGAAFLVLESAEHAAARGRAPYARVLSSGWSCDAFHVTAPDPEGTQSLRAVHDALDRGGIAPDSIGAVLAHGTGTPANDAVESRVTAQVLGDRTPDVPVTAVKASLGHSGGAAGAFACLTAALVVRHGLVPPVGTLRRLDPACALRVVRGAPEVSAAETVLVNAYAFGGNNISVAVGAAGIRGEGGV; the protein is encoded by the coding sequence ATGCCGCCGCCCGACGTGGTCATCACGGGCCTGGGGGTGGTCTCACCGCTGGGGCACGACCTTGGGTCCTTCTGGACGGGGCTGCTCCGCGGCGAGGTCCCGGCACGCCCGCTCACCTTCCCGGGGGCCGCGATGCCGGGAGCGGTCGCGTACCTGGTGGAGGACGTGCCCGACACGGACGGGATCGCGGCGCCGCCTGTTCGCGGCCGGGCCTTGGGCGGTCCGGCCGGGGGCACGCCCTTCGGGGGCCGGGCCCCGTCCGCGGCGCATGCCGTCGACGGAGCCTCCGGCGACCTGGCGGGCCCCGGCACGGCGAGCGGTGGCGGGGCGCCTCCGGCGGCATGCGCTCCGGTGCCGGCGGCCCCCTCCCACGCCCCCGCCTCCCAACGACTCGGCAGAGCAAGCACCTTCGCCCTCGCCGCCGCCCGGGACGCGCTCGCCGACGCCGGACTCGGCGCACGCGGACCCGGCGAACTCGCGGACGTCGGGCTGTGCGTGGCCACCGGCAACGGGGACAGCGATCTGCTGGAGGCCCGGCGGGACGGGCGCCGGGAGGGGACCGGGCTCGACTGGTACCCGTACAACACCCTCGGCCTGCTGTCGCATCGACTCGGCCTGTACGGGCCCGGGTTGACGATCTCCACGGCCTGCGCGGCCGGCGCCTACGCGGTGGCCGTCGGCGCGGAGGCGATCGCCGCGGGCGAGACGGACGTGGTCCTGGTCGGCGGCGCCGAGGCGGTCTCACGGCCGGCCGTCGGGGCGTTCCTGCGCCTGGGCGCGGGCGACCCGGAGCACTGCCGTCCGTTCGACGCCGACCGTGCGGGCACCGTCTACGGCGAGGGCGCCGCGTTCCTGGTCCTGGAGTCCGCCGAGCACGCGGCGGCGCGCGGAAGGGCGCCGTACGCGCGCGTGCTCAGCTCGGGCTGGAGCTGCGACGCCTTCCATGTCACCGCGCCGGACCCGGAGGGCACCCAGTCCCTGCGGGCCGTCCACGACGCGCTCGACCGGGGCGGTATCGCCCCCGACTCCATCGGCGCCGTCCTCGCCCACGGCACCGGCACGCCCGCCAACGACGCCGTGGAGAGCCGCGTCACCGCGCAGGTGCTCGGCGACCGCACCCCCGACGTCCCGGTGACCGCCGTCAAGGCGTCCCTCGGACACAGCGGGGGAGCGGCCGGTGCCTTCGCCTGCCTGACCGCGGCCCTGGTCGTCCGGCACGGTCTCGTGCCGCCCGTGGGCACCCTGCGTCGCCTGGACCCGGCGTGCGCGCTGAGGGTGGTTCGCGGGGCGCCCGAGGTGTCGGCGGCGGAAACGGTCCTGGTCAATGCCTATGCCTTCGGCGGCAACAACATCTCCGTCGCGGTGGGAGCGGCGGGCATTCGGGGGGAGGGGGGCGTATGA